In a genomic window of Plasmodium malariae genome assembly, chromosome: 4:
- the PmUG01_04025500 gene encoding conserved Plasmodium protein, unknown function, translated as MRGDKLDLLYVYNDYSINNLLEEHGKSKNHDRSVLKDYESNDKTHETHKTSKTHKTPRALKTYQHNDIMYENSSKEKKRTYERRNGVQKRIAEMCKHKNKININYIYKKQVVRLKKEKYSKLYSSRKENFDPNEALPTMKCYDSTECYNDEALLYASRRDIPVNLLSKLKDNIRLYKNSEEYKNFRKNLINDEKVGKSKMYTFKNEDLQNFLCEGSHFFQRRIEKVEGGNNVNKNNFKYEPKKKKSVIKNVIDTCMNNVENSENCSVNESLLCVNEQDMLIQKIIQQGHKYVEEKPTKNINLNLYKNHDSFPSDKFLRYPHFAIQPEYYKPNGINKEDNLYKAQNVSTNNGEASIMHQEDDPKRMKKEKNNMHITDCAGERTKIDTQEENSFCKKLVAKSAHSETEEESMIDKAHDELNQMKGNNNRLFKSMYNNIKKKHSHSSRHGNKENKWNGKKYIYYKILYKNMCKNMYKRLYKNVCNKSIRKNYITDSPHKLHRSYEHKLVKKCYGNDDYNDDGADYDDCLNRWVFEKENQEKKELITASLACSNELCNYKTSKKVNKEGIKKKKIFANEKKETVLNDHNRCNMYTLSNDHSNSSLLRKSDDNENDDKNDDANDDKNDDANDDKNDDKNDDANSHFNSGENDDEKREEHEGCEKEKYNNFIIQDDNKINNYFKYKKNMVKSCDCLNYNCNKENFFFEILKNSEKKKKKNFVGKIINNNNNALEVKTVFSTQQKNDEAATDKSSKFITVEKKEEKNLHRPFASKNCNNNGNNNNNSSSNYNICSDKNICSDKNICGDKNICNNNICNNNICSNNNYNINNICNNNICNNNICNNNICNNNICNNNICSNNICSNNICSNNNYNINNISDSNNNNSNCTFKKSSTVNFNCSCSRSSNSSNCYFSFRSDKYNNVRTSKHFTDNNDVKKKEGCCSSSSGNNSGSVIDSVSNNSRGVDTFLNSSYSNADEKLGLHGPSVEEQNFTYNNHKGSNSNSFNMLKKKKCSYSKENKNIEKGVNDKEIYMFNKNGNHSCNIIKNYNCKEISMKNEKERCVQHVAIKNKEKVIQPKKRDSRSVKSSYDADEVDDADEVDDADEVDVADEVDDADCMKRNTSFSSAEDRSDDEVNFISNKDNELNSFDVAGEWERVYNNEENAHGSNDIIAKDVEEMRINKLFFEDICIFRINEKNDPSFNGNCNGSSRGSHRGSTIMCSNDMFDYYHNKGVYPKHLIHNNCMNNIDITKLELNKKLYKHINDEVQNLMKKEDMYELEMNVGLVFRKYISVIINLLCNYLLIKKNEKNVITCISYSNIREINIVKKSKKKKKNTYLFKLVYVFKKKEQQSEKNVTLLFKSNQMEVYEKIQSKLQSSETKKQDKNKEYLDIETVYSYMVDKYKKVYVLYLSHLLQVCERTLRKFALRCSYHRWKISYNYDIRVEEMKKTRIRLIQGITDKLEFYLKKYVQNYLNFMLIRSYETSFINYQVKTNDMLFNMIIKEKIVYKENLEKQSFLLLFNVLSSLYKSRMTNYFRCFILNNGMLSKRKKAFSYALTHVNSILVQYNNRIISFVISKLKFNYDHVTYFSFIMYKIYLRRIFIGYIRLRDMRLGKKMVIEKNVYKLIKIITRVVESEKYYAFLKIQKFIFDEKEKRNKLICDNLMFANNELCNNLDNVTIEKGINKLECIYKFKKKEYLVKHFYTLKGPQLNSSHFNHSLKYCSIFVFILNKILQRKMQDLFFFFVLKCFQNNNKSRLIYAMKNLELLMIYKEKTYILNLLKLYDQYPYLFKYNHLTKIEIFAISIHNFINFCNRKLLLNFLLKLHYLKYQEQVINAYTCIGNLYKFVHTANRQIQSRLRHSFHLLLQHAHMAQVSQQEVSQQEETLQYGTAKHAKPQNAHMKNNKIMMKEKCKTKKTKLKLNYNKSPSLPPLYQFKNEDPISSDPLNLIKKYPYLFYHSSISPARTAMTNDKLSLPSSDSVSNIFSYAYEDMDKIKRKIYDFNTRINDVNL; from the coding sequence ATGAGAGGAGATAAATTGGATTTGTTGTATGTCTACAATGACTATAGTATAAACAACTTGTTAGAAGAACATGGTAAGAGTAAAAATCATGACAGAAGTGTATTAAAAGACTATGAATCGAATGATAAAACGCATGAAACACATAAAACATCTAAAACGCACAAAACACCCAGAGCACTCAAAACATACCAACATAATGATATTATGTATGAGAATAGTagtaaggaaaaaaagaggaCCTATGAAAGGAGAAATGGTGTGCAAAAGAGAATAGCTGAAATGTGTAagcataaaaacaaaattaacataaattatatatataaaaagcaaGTAGTTCGactgaaaaaagaaaaatatagtaagCTATACAGCtcaagaaaagaaaattttgatCCAAATGAAGCTCTTCCAACAATGAAATGTTATGACTCTACAGAGTGTTACAACGATGAAGCATTATTATATGCAAGTAGGAGAGATATACCAGTTAATCTATTATCTAAATTAAAGGATAACATAAGATTGTATAAAAATTcagaagaatataaaaattttcgaAAAAATTTAATCAACGATGAGAAGGTTGGTAAAAGCAAAATGTACACTTTTAAGAATGAggatttacaaaattttttatgtgaaGGTTCACATTTTTTTCAGCGAAGAATAGAAAAGGTAGAAGGGGGAAACAAtgtaaataagaataattttaaatatgaacccaaaaaaaaaaaaagtgttatAAAAAACGTTATAGATACATGTATGAATAATGTGGAGAATTCGGAAAATTGCTCTGTAAATGAATCATTACTATGTGTTAATGAACAGGATATGCTTATACAGAAGATCATACAACAGGGTCACAAATATGTAGAAGAGAAACCCACAAAAAACATCaatttgaatttatataaaaatcatGATTCGTTTCCATctgataaatttttaagataTCCTCATTTTGCAATACAACCGGAATATTATAAACCCAAtggaataaataaagaagataatttatacaaaGCTCAAAATGTTAGTACAAATAATGGGGAAGCGTCAATCATGCATCAAGAGGATGATCCAAAAaggatgaaaaaagaaaaaaataatatgcacATTACTGATTGTGCAGGGGAAAGGACAAAAATTGACACTCAAGAGGAAAActcattttgtaaaaaattggTAGCAAAAAGCGCACATAGTGAAACAGAAGAAGAGAGTATGATAGATAAAGCGCATGATGAATTGAATCAGATGAAGGGTAATAATAACAGACTGTTCAAAAGCATgtacaataatattaaaaaaaaacatagtCATTCATCCAGGCATGGAAATAAGGAGAATAAATGGaatggtaaaaaatatatatattacaaaattttgtataaaaacatgtgtaaaaatatgtacaaacggttgtataaaaatgtatgcaATAAAAGTATTCGGAAGAATTATATCACCGATTCGCCTCACAAGTTACACAGGAGCTATGAACATAAATTGGTTAAGAAGTGCTACGGTAATGATGACTATAATGATGATGGTGCCGATTACGATGACTGTTTAAACCGATGGGTatttgaaaaggaaaatcAGGAGAAGAAAGAACTCATTACAGCATCATTAGCATGTTCGAATgaattatgtaattataaaacGAGCAAAAAGGTTAACAAAGAaggcattaaaaaaaaaaaaatttttgcaaatgaaaaaaaggaaacagTATTAAATGATCATAACAGGTGTAATATGTACACACTTTCAAATGACCACAGTAACTCGTCTTTATTACGCAAGAGTGACGATAATGAAAAcgatgataaaaatgatgatgcaaatgatgataaaaatgatgatgcaaatgatgataaaaatgatgataaaaatgatgatgCAAATAGCCATTTTAATAGTGGAGAAAATGATGATGAAAAAAGGGAAGAGCACGAAGGAtgtgaaaaggaaaaatataacaatttcattattcaggatgataacaaaataaataattattttaaatataaaaaaaatatggtaaAATCATGTGActgtttaaattataattgtaataaggaaaattttttttttgagattttaaaaaatagcgaaaaaaaaaaaaaaaaaaattttgtcggtaaaattatcaataataataataatgcacTAGAGGTGAAAACTGTTTTTTCAACACAGCAAAAAAATGATGAGGCGGCCACTGATAAGTCTTCGAAATTTATAACCgtagaaaagaaagaagaaaagaatcTTCATCGTCCTTTTGCTAGCAAGAATTGTAACAATAacggtaataataataataatagtagtagtaattataatatttgtagtgataaaaatatttgtagtgataaaaatatttgtggtgataaaaatatttgtaataataatatttgtaataataatatttgtagtaataataattataacattaataatatttgtaataataatatttgtaataataatatttgtaataataatatttgtaataataatatttgtaataataatatttgtagtaataatatttgtagtaataatatttgtagtaataataattataacattaataatattagtgatagtaataataataacagcaaTTGTACTTTTAAAAAGAGCAGCACCGTTAACTTCAACTGTAGCTGTAGCCGTAGTAGTAACAGTAGTAACTGTTATTTCTCCTTCCGCAGCGACAAGTACAATAATGTGCGTACGAGTAAACATTTTACTGATAATAACGatgtgaaaaaaaaggaaggcTGCTGCAGTAGTAGTAGCGGTAATAACAGCGGTAGTGTTATCGACAGTGTTAGCAATAATAGCAGGGGTGTAGACACTTTTCTGAATAGTTCATATTCAAATGCTGATGAAAAACTGGGGTTACACGGCCCATCAGTAGAAGAACAAAATTTCACGTACAATAACCACAAAGGAAGCAACAGTAATTCGtttaatatgttaaaaaaaaaaaaatgttcatatagtaaagaaaataaaaatattgaaaaaggGGTAAATGACaaagaaatttatatgttcaaCAAGAACGGAAATCATAGTTGTAACATAATAAAGAACTATAATTGCAAAGAAATATCGATGAAGAATGAAAAGGAAAGATGTGTTCAACATGTGGCcatcaaaaataaagaaaaagttaTTCAACCAAAGAAACGGGATAGCAGAAGTGTAAAAAGTTCCTATGATGCGGATGAAGTGGATGATGCGGATGAAGTGGATGATGCGGATGAAGTGGATGTTGCGGATGAAGTGGATGATGCGGATTGTATGAAAAGAAACACTTCTTTTAGTAGTGCAGAAGACAGAAGCGACGATGAAGTGAACTTCATCAGCAATAAGGATAACGAGTTGAACAGCTTTGATGTAGCTGGCGAATGGGAACGTGTATATAATAACGAGGAGAACGCTCACGGGAGTAATGATATTATTGCTAAAGATGTGGAAGAAATGAGAATTAATAAACTGTTCTTTGAAGATATTTGCATATTCAggataaatgaaaagaatgaTCCTAGCTTTAATGGTAATTGTAATGGTAGTAGTCGTGGTAGCCATCGGGGTAGTACCATCATGTGCAGTAATGACATGTTTGATTATTACCATAACAAAGGAGTATATCCGAAGCATTTGATTCATAATAATTGCATGAACAATATAGATATAACCAAATTAGAGTTAAACAAGAAAttgtataaacatattaatgATGAAGTGCAGAATTTGATGAAGAAGGAAGACATGTATGAACTTGAAATGAACGTGGGTCTTGTGTTTAGAAAATACATTTcggtaataataaatttgttgtgtaattatttacttattaaaaaaaatgaaaaaaatgtgaTAACATGTATATCTTATAGTAATATACGGGAAATTAATATCGTTAAGAAGAgcaagaagaagaagaaaaatacctatttatttaaactagtatatgtatttaaaaaaaaagagcaacAGTCAGAAAAGAATGTTACTCTGTTATTTAAATCAAATCAAATGGAAGTATATGAAAAGATACAAAGTAAACTACAATCTAGTGAGACAAAGAAGcaggataaaaataaagagtaTTTAGATATAGAAACAGTGTACAGTTATATGGTTGATAAGTATAAAAAAgtgtatgttttatatttaagcCATTTATTACAAGTATGTGAGAGAACATTAAGAAAATTTGCCTTAAGGTGTTCATATCACAGATGGAAAATTAGCTATAACTATGATATAAGAGTcgaagaaatgaaaaaaacaagGATTAGATTAATACAAGGAATTACAGACAAATTAGAATTttatctaaaaaaatatgtacaaaattatttgaatttcATGCTAATAAGGAGTTATGAAACGAGTTTTATAAATTACCAAGTGAAAACAAACGATATGTTGTTTAACATGAttattaaggaaaaaattgtatataaagaaaatttagaaaaacaaagttttttattattatttaatgtattatctagtttatataaaagtagGATGACTAATTATTTTAGATGTTTTATACTTAACAATGGAATGTTaagtaaaaggaaaaaggctTTTTCCTATGCATTAACGCATGTGAATAGTATTTTAGTACAATACAATAATAGAATCATCTCATTTGTAatatcaaaattaaaatttaattatgaCCATGtaacttatttttcatttattatgtataaaatttatttgagAAGGATTTTTATCGGCTACATACGATTGAGGGATATGCGATTAGGTAAGAAAATggtaatagaaaaaaatgtatacaaaCTAATTAAGATTATAACAAGAGTAGTTGaaagtgaaaaatattacgcttttttaaaaattcaaaaatttatttttgatgaaaaagagaaaagaaataaactTATATGTGATAACTTAATGTTTGCAAATAATGAactatgtaataatttagaTAATGTAACAAttgaaaaaggaataaacaaattagaatgcatttacaaatttaagaaaaaagaatatttagtAAAGCATTTTTATACCTTAAAAGGACCACAACTTAATTCTTCCCATTTTAAtcattctttaaaatattgttctatttttgtattcatattaaataaaatacttcAACGGAAAATGCAagatctttttttcttttttgtcctaaaatgttttcaaaataataataaaagtagaCTTATCTATGCtatgaaaaatttagaattgTTAATGATTTATAAGGAAAAAACGTATATCCTCAACTTACTAAAATTGTATGATCAATACCCCTACCTCTTTAAGTATAATCATTTAACGAAGATTGAAATTTTTGCCATATCCATTCACAATTTTATCAACTTTTGCAATAGAAAATTGTTGTTGAactttttgttaaaattgcATTATTTGAAATATCAAGAACAGGTTATTAATGCATACACGTGTATTGGAAACTTATACAAGTTTGTGCATACTGCCAACAGGCAAATACAGTCTCGGTTGAGGCATTCTTTCCACCTACTCCTACAGCACGCGCACATGGCACAAGTGAGCCAGCAAGAGGTGAGCCAACAGGAAGAGACTCTACAATATGGTACAGCAAAACATGCCAAACCGCAAAATGCACATATGAAGAATAACAAAATCATGATGAAGGAAAAatgcaaaacaaaaaaaactaaaCTAAAATTAAACTATAATAAATCTCCGTCCTTACCTCCCTTATACCAATTTAAAAATGAGGACCCCATTTCATCTGACCCCCTAAATCTAATCAAAAAATACCCCTACTTATTTTACCACTCCAGTATATCACCAGCTC